The genomic DNA TCATCTGATCCGTATTGGAATCCTGCTTTTGTTCGCGGGAGCCCTCGTGCGTCAGGTAGGCGTGAATCTTCTGATCGTCCAAGTTCAAAGTACTGAGATCCGTCTCAATCCACGGGCCCAGCGGGCAGAAGGTATCGATGCCCTTGGCTCGCGCCCACTGGCCATCCTTGAACTGCAGGTCACGGGAGGAGACATCGTTACAGATGGTGTAGCCCAGCACGTGGTCCTGCCAATTCTCTGCCTTAATATTCTTAGACGGCTTGGAAATGACCACGGCTAGCTCGCCTTCAAATTCCACGTTGGTGGCATAGTCAGGGATCTTGATGGCCGCATCCGGCCCGACTACTGCGGTGGATGGTTTGATAAAAATCGTAGGCGGAAGGCTATCCGCGGACTTCTTAAAGACCTCTGCAACGTGGTCCGCATAGTTTCGTCCGAGCGCCACCACCTTGGTAGGCAGCGTTGGAGCCAACAGGCGAACCTCATTCAGCTTCCACTCTCGGCCGGTCGGCTCTGGCGGAGTGAACGGCGTGCCCGCGATTTCTTTTGCTACCAAGTCTTCCATCGGGGCGTCCTTTGGCCCGTCAATGATGGCAAAACAGATTCCTTCTGGGTGTGCAATTCGTCCTAAACGCATAGCGGCTATCCTACTCAATTGCCACCTTTACACGTGTGCAAAGGATGCGATGTTAATTAGTTAATCTAAGTAAATTGCATGAACACTACGGTGATGACTCTGCGGGTCGGTGCACCCTGGGGCGTCGGCAAGCGCATTGCGCACAATGCAGAAAGTCCACCGCACCCCTCCTTAGGGTAAGCGCACAACATCGCCCCTATAAAACGGAGTTCTATCCTGCCAGGATACCGGCGATTCGGTCACCTACTTCAGAGGTCTTAATCGGCGCACCTCTCCGCTGCGCTACATCCTGAGCCACTGCGTCTTCAATCCGTTGTGCTTTATCTTTGTCGCCAACGTGACGCAGGAGCATTGCCGCGGACAAGATGGCCGCTGTAGGATCTGCGATTCCTTGGCGTGCAATATCTGGCGCAGAACCATGGACCGGCTCAAACATGGAGGGATTTGCGCCAGACGCATCGATATTTCCGGAAGCAGCGAGACCGATGCCACCAGTTACCGCGCCGGCAAGATCTGTAAGAATGTCACCGAAGAGGTTATCGGTAACAATAACGTCATAGCGTGCCGGATCAGTGACCATATATATCGTGGCCGCGTCAATATGCTGGTAATCCACCTGTACATCTGGAAACTCGGCTGATACCTCATCGACCGTGCGCTGCCACAGACCTCCAGCATTAACCAAAACATTGGTCTTGTGCACCAAAGTTAGGCGCTTCCGACGCTGCTTCGCGCGAGCAAAGGCATCACGCACCACTCGCTCCACGCCAAAACGAGTATTTTGTGAAACCTCACTCGCCACCTCATGCGCGGTACCTTCTCGTAGCGTGCCGCCATTTCCGCAGTACAGACCTTCGGTCCCTTCGCGCACCACCACAAAATCAATGTCTCCCGGTTCAGCCAACGGCGAAGAAGCGGTGGGATATAGCTTGGACGGACGCAGGTTCACATGGTGGTCCAACTCAAACCTCATCTTGAGCAAAAGCCCTCGTTCCAATACGCCCGGAGCTACCTTTCCCGGTGCTCCAATTGCCCCCAATAAAATGGCATCGTGCTCGCGCAGGCTGACTAAATCCGCATCCGTAAGAAGCTCTCCATTGCGCAGGTAGCGTCGCGCGCCGAGGTCATACTCAGTGGTTTCAATATCGGAACGAACAGCCTGCAGTACTTTGAGGGCTTCAGTCGTCACCTCAGGCCCGATGCCATCTCCACCGATCACAGCAAGTTTCATTATGTAGGATTCCTTTCTCACAGAGTGGATATTCACCCACCCTACCAAAAGGAAACCGCGCAGCGCAGGGAATTACCTGCGCTGCGCGGCATGGCTTCACACTTTCTGTAAGAGTGCCTATGCGTCCATATCTAACTGTTCACACTCCGCCCCTAATGCCCCATTGATTTCTTCGATGAGCTGTTCCGGCACTTCAGTCTCCACGCGAAGAATCAATACTGCATCGGACTCCTGCTTGCCATAGGTCAGAGCCGCCGCCACGATATTGATGCCAGCTGCGCCCAACTTGGTACCCACGGTTCCCAATGCTCCGGGAGCATCCGCGTAACGGAAAAAGAGATTTCGGCCAGTAGCACGCATATCGACGCCACGGCCGTTAATACGGATGAATTTTTCGGTTCCATCGACACCGATGAGCGCACCGGTCAGCGAAGACGTCTCCCCGTCGGCGCCAATCACCTTGACCTGCAAAGAGGAGCGGTGTCCCTTGGATTCCGCGTTGGTAGATACTTCCACTTCTACCCCGCGGCTCTGCGCAATCTGCATTGCATTAACAAAGGTCACCGGTTCAGAGGTCACACCGCTAAACAGGCCGCGAACGGCAGAAAGCCCCAGGACTTCTACATCTTCCGCCGAAAGCTCACCGCATGCTTCTACTTCTACAGCAACGGGCGCCTGGCCCAACAGGCGACCAGCCGTAAGACCCAGTTTGCGCGCAAGATCCAACCAGCCAGAAACCTCTTCCCCTACGGTGCCGCCAGAGACGTTTACCGCATCCGGGACAAACTCCCCAGCCAAGGCTTTGAGCACGGAAGCCGCTACATCGGTTCCCGCACGGTCTTGGGCCTCTACCGTAGATGCGCCTAGATGAGGCGACACGGTAACCTGCGGCAGCTGGAACAGTGGGGAGTTGGTACATGGCTCCGTGGCATAAACATCGAAGCCAGCACCGCGATGATGTCCAGACTCAATGGATTCAGCCAAAGCAGCCTCATCTACCAGCCCACCACGGGCAGCATTAATCAAGATCTGACCCTTTTTAGCCTTAGCCAGCAAGTCCTTATCAAACATGCCGGCAGTCTCCGGAGTCTTAGGCAAATGAATGGTCACGAAATCGGACCGAGACATGAGCTCTTCCAGCTCCACCAGCTCTACCCCAAGCGCCGCCGCGCGCGCCGGATTCGCATAGGGATCATGAGCAATGATGGTGGTTTCGAAAGACTTTAAACGTTGCGCAAAAAGTTGCCCGATGTGCCCAAAACCGACAATCCCAACTGTCTTGCCGTATACCTCTACACCTTTGAACGACGAGCGCTTCCACTCTCCCTGCCGCAGAGACTGGTCAGCAGCCGGCACTTGGCGCGCAGTAGCCAATAGCAGCGAAATAGCCTGTTCACACGCGGAGTGGATATTCGAGGTGGGCGCATTGACAACCATTACGCCCTTTTCCGTCGCCGCTGGGATATCCACGTTATCCAAGCCCACACCGGCACGGCCTACAATCTTCAGGTTCGGGGCTGCTTTTAATACTTCTGCGTCCACAGTAGTGGCAGAACGCACCAGCAATGCCTCCGCATCAGGAACCGCAGCGAGTAGCTCCTCTCGATTGGGCCCGTCGACCCAACGGACGTCGACAGAATCCCCCAGAGCCGTAACTGTAGATTGAGCTAGTTTATCAGCGATAAGAACTACCGGCTTCGACATATCTTCCTTTACTTAACTGTAGTGCGGTTCACGCGAGTAGTTCGCGTGTCAAGGAAGTGTAGTTCAGCTAGGGGTGCCTTGCTTGATTTTCGCCTTAAATTCTTTCACTCGACCGAATTCCGGGCCGAGAGCCACCAATGCACCTTCTTCTAACCCGGCAACGGCCGCCATACTGTGCTTATCTTCTAGCGGATCTGCTGTCGGCATCACCAAGACTTTGCCACCATAAGCTGCAGCCGTAATCACATTAGCGATTGGGCTATTTTTCGTCGCTACGATATTCGGCGCCATCTGTCCGTCCCTTCGAGACTGAGCCGGAACAGCTCCTTTCTTCTCCTCGTTGCCTTCAGGTTCTCCTTCATACGGCACCCAAGCCGGACGCAGCTCCACTTGAGGAGTCTTATCCAATCGCGCGATATCTTTAACCATTTGTTCTGGGGAAGCTACCACTTTGGAGCCATACTGTAAGGCTGTGAACTCTCCTAAAGCTTTGTGCGTTCCTGGGTCCTTAATCACGTCAAATTCCCCAGACGTCTCCGTCCAAGGCACATCGCCGATGACTACCAGGCGCCGCACACCAAGGTCGGTTAAAAGCTTATGAATCTCCAGACGCTTATCATCTTGGTACTGAACTGCAGGCAAGTGCTGATTTACCGCGAGCGTCGCCGCCCGCAATTTAGATTCATCGTCTGAGGCAAAGAGAACCAGTGAATCCGAGTCTTTAAAAAACAGACGGCTAGCCTCAATTCCAGTGGCGTCATTTATGATGACAAACTTGCCGTCAAAATTCGGGTCAATAAGCCGGTTCTGGTTCTCCGCTTTAGCCTTATTGAGGTCAATTTCTGACTCGGCCATATCAGACAATCCTCGCCTGACCAGTTTGGACTCTGTAACCGAGGTGCCACAGGCCGATAACAATAGCGAAGCAACAATTACTGTGGCAGCAGACCGCACAGATTTAGCGATCAAAGGCTTGGGGCCCTTCCTCTCCACCGAATAGATCTGCCTCGTCAACATCGCGGATAACGGGTTTGCCTAATGCATATTCCACGATATTTAGGAACCGATGACGGCGATCCGCTAAGAACTCTCGCGGTCGAGACGCACGCAGGTAGTCCAAGTTCATCTCGTGGGAGGCAAGAACCTCGTCAAATTCGGCGTCTTCCATGATGGACTTTGACTGCACGCGGGGTAGGTATCGGTTGGGCGCAAAACCGTCAAGAACCACCTCAGTCCGCTTGCCCATCGGGGTGTAATTCATCACGGATTCTGCCAAGACACGATCTACCCCGTGGCGCTTACACCAATTCAATGGGAATACAGGGAAAAAGCCTGGCTTTAGCTCCTCAAACGTATTCCTATTAAAGGCTTTTCCTGTACGCCAATCCTTAGCACCACGAGCCATCAAGAGGGCGTATAAGCCGTGCCATACACCGTCCTTTTCATCTACCGAGAGCAAACGGGACTCGCGGAAGCTGGCATCTGCAACGGTCTTTGGAACCTCATCTGTTGCACCGGCCACCCATTCGGTGACCTCATCGACGTCGCGGGCAGCCCGCAACCGCACGGCTGAAGAGCCGTAGAGCTCGCCAAAGACACCGCACCAGAACCATTGGTTGATACGGTCCCACGACTGCTGGGTAGACAGTACTCCACTGCGCTTAGCAAGGCGGGCTATAATTACCGCCAAAGGAACAATCTGCTCATTAAATGGAACCTGGTCAGTGCTGAGAATGCAACGCTGAGCCAAGAATTCAGAGACCTCACGGAAAGTAATACGCAGGTCGTTTGCCGCTGACTTGTACTCCGACAAGGAAAGCTTCAAAATATCCTCCCGCTGGCCCCCGGCGTAGCCCTTTTCACCGGATACAAGCAGCGATACCGCGGAGAGGAACTCGGTGCGCCCAATTCCGTCTAGAGCCGGGGACTTCCGTAGGTCCCTTTCCACATCTTGCCAGTCAGCGGCTAGATGGAAGTTGGGATCCTCTGAGGCAAAGACCGCGGTCAACAAGTCGAATACGTCCATTTGCAAGCCTGCCGAGTTTGCTTGCGCGAAAATCGAGCCGATGCCTGCCCGCTCCGTCTCGCGGGAAAGGCGAATCATTGGCAGGTCATAGCCAGACAATGGCCGAACGATCCGATTATTAAACGCCGCGAGTTCTGAACTGTACTCCTGCTTGGTGGCTGCAAGCTCGAAGAGTCTACTGACGCCATCTTCGCTCAATAGCGAAGATACTGGGATGCACATATGCTCTAGTGCATCTTCGCGGGAGAGAATGTCTCCCTCAATCGCCGGCGCAAAGTGCGATCGAATCTTGCCGTCTTGGTTAACCGCAAAGATGGCGTCATCCGGCATGAGTTCTCCGCGCACTGCAGCGCGGATATCAATAAAGAAACGACGGTGAATCTTCTTTTTACGGAAGTCAGTAGTATCGACGAAACCGTCGCCATTAAAGCAGTGATACAAGGTGGTCAGACGCTGTTGCCCGTCCAAAAGGAGCAATCCCGGATCGACGCCAGTATCCGGTGCACCCGCGAGGGCACGGGGCCGAAAGCGCATCTTTTCGTTTCGGGTATCCAATGCCATGAGCGCACCGATAGGATAACCGCGCAATACAGAAACGATGAGAGAACGAATACGGTCCTCATCCCAGGCGTAGCTGCGCTGGAAATCCGGGAGCTGGATGTCCCCACGATCAATTCGTGCGAAGAGGTCTTTGAGATCATAACTTGGCACCGTAAAACCCATGCCATACATCCTACTCCCTAGGATCTATTTTTACCTGACTCAAATACAGCAAAACCCACGGTGAACACGCTTGTTCATCGTGAGTTAGTGCTAGGTACGCGGCCGAAAGCTATTAGGCCGTAGCATCCAGAGGATTCTTTACCCAGCTCATGAGATCACGCAGCTTGGTGCCAGTCTTTTCAATCTCGTGCTGTGCGAACCCCTCGCGCAGATCCTCCAATTCCTTATTGCCGCCCTCAATATTAGCCAGCAGCCGTTTGGTAAAGGTGCCGTCCTGAATATCCGACAGAATGTCCTTCATGCGCTGCTTCGTATCGGCATTGATAATACGCGGTCCGGAAATATACCCGCCGAACTCAGCGGTATCAGAGACCGAGTAG from Corynebacterium tuberculostearicum includes the following:
- a CDS encoding 3-isopropylmalate dehydrogenase, whose translation is MKLAVIGGDGIGPEVTTEALKVLQAVRSDIETTEYDLGARRYLRNGELLTDADLVSLREHDAILLGAIGAPGKVAPGVLERGLLLKMRFELDHHVNLRPSKLYPTASSPLAEPGDIDFVVVREGTEGLYCGNGGTLREGTAHEVASEVSQNTRFGVERVVRDAFARAKQRRKRLTLVHKTNVLVNAGGLWQRTVDEVSAEFPDVQVDYQHIDAATIYMVTDPARYDVIVTDNLFGDILTDLAGAVTGGIGLAASGNIDASGANPSMFEPVHGSAPDIARQGIADPTAAILSAAMLLRHVGDKDKAQRIEDAVAQDVAQRRGAPIKTSEVGDRIAGILAG
- the serA gene encoding phosphoglycerate dehydrogenase, producing the protein MSKPVVLIADKLAQSTVTALGDSVDVRWVDGPNREELLAAVPDAEALLVRSATTVDAEVLKAAPNLKIVGRAGVGLDNVDIPAATEKGVMVVNAPTSNIHSACEQAISLLLATARQVPAADQSLRQGEWKRSSFKGVEVYGKTVGIVGFGHIGQLFAQRLKSFETTIIAHDPYANPARAAALGVELVELEELMSRSDFVTIHLPKTPETAGMFDKDLLAKAKKGQILINAARGGLVDEAALAESIESGHHRGAGFDVYATEPCTNSPLFQLPQVTVSPHLGASTVEAQDRAGTDVAASVLKALAGEFVPDAVNVSGGTVGEEVSGWLDLARKLGLTAGRLLGQAPVAVEVEACGELSAEDVEVLGLSAVRGLFSGVTSEPVTFVNAMQIAQSRGVEVEVSTNAESKGHRSSLQVKVIGADGETSSLTGALIGVDGTEKFIRINGRGVDMRATGRNLFFRYADAPGALGTVGTKLGAAGINIVAAALTYGKQESDAVLILRVETEVPEQLIEEINGALGAECEQLDMDA
- a CDS encoding GmrSD restriction endonuclease domain-containing protein — its product is MGFTVPSYDLKDLFARIDRGDIQLPDFQRSYAWDEDRIRSLIVSVLRGYPIGALMALDTRNEKMRFRPRALAGAPDTGVDPGLLLLDGQQRLTTLYHCFNGDGFVDTTDFRKKKIHRRFFIDIRAAVRGELMPDDAIFAVNQDGKIRSHFAPAIEGDILSREDALEHMCIPVSSLLSEDGVSRLFELAATKQEYSSELAAFNNRIVRPLSGYDLPMIRLSRETERAGIGSIFAQANSAGLQMDVFDLLTAVFASEDPNFHLAADWQDVERDLRKSPALDGIGRTEFLSAVSLLVSGEKGYAGGQREDILKLSLSEYKSAANDLRITFREVSEFLAQRCILSTDQVPFNEQIVPLAVIIARLAKRSGVLSTQQSWDRINQWFWCGVFGELYGSSAVRLRAARDVDEVTEWVAGATDEVPKTVADASFRESRLLSVDEKDGVWHGLYALLMARGAKDWRTGKAFNRNTFEELKPGFFPVFPLNWCKRHGVDRVLAESVMNYTPMGKRTEVVLDGFAPNRYLPRVQSKSIMEDAEFDEVLASHEMNLDYLRASRPREFLADRRHRFLNIVEYALGKPVIRDVDEADLFGGEEGPQAFDR
- a CDS encoding fumarylacetoacetate hydrolase family protein codes for the protein MRLGRIAHPEGICFAIIDGPKDAPMEDLVAKEIAGTPFTPPEPTGREWKLNEVRLLAPTLPTKVVALGRNYADHVAEVFKKSADSLPPTIFIKPSTAVVGPDAAIKIPDYATNVEFEGELAVVISKPSKNIKAENWQDHVLGYTICNDVSSRDLQFKDGQWARAKGIDTFCPLGPWIETDLSTLNLDDQKIHAYLTHEGSREQKQDSNTDQMIVKMGGILEEISAAYTLLPGDVITTGSPAGTAPMVPGDTIEIEIPGLGTLRNPISHA